A stretch of DNA from Candidatus Deferrimicrobiaceae bacterium:
CGGCAAGGAGGCCCGGGTCAAAATCAACGACGTGGTGGAAGACATGAAGAAGAGGTCCGGGAGTTGGACCACCGACATGAAGAAGAAGGTCGATTCCTTCATGGAGGAGGAGAAGGCGATCATCAAGGCCGCCTACGACGCGGGCAGGGAAGCGATGGAGAAGGAAAAGGCCAAGTACGCGAAGACCGAGTAGGCCGGCGTATCCCACTT
This window harbors:
- a CDS encoding YtxH domain-containing protein yields the protein MGNESSNAGGVFVAFLAGGLIGAGLALLYAPVSGKEARVKINDVVEDMKKRSGSWTTDMKKKVDSFMEEEKAIIKAAYDAGREAMEKEKAKYAKTE